TAAAGGTTATACCTTTCAATGTGGTTATAACTTTATGGTAAAATTCATGATATAGTTATCcagataataatcataatcaattaatCAATAAAGATGAAAAGATGGAAAGCAATATTCTGGTTAAGTTCAAACAAAACCCTTGAGAGTTTCTTTATGAAAAGTAACACATCAATTTGAGCAATTAAAGCATTGTAACTAGGTAATTGTAATGGAGCTAATGATTTTTTCAAATGGGTAACCAGCTAAGATTAGCAAAGTTAGTGAGAATCGATGTTAGTAATAATGTTCTGGTCAAAACTAAAGAATATTTTTTGTAACTTTTCAAAATAAAAGAACATTTATCTATTGGGCATCATCCATTAAAGAACAATGCACAACCTTTATGAAGTTGAACCTTTCCATATCCTTAAAATTTGCAATTACACGCAATATATATTTCAATAAACTaaccaatcaaatattatcaaagacTTCAAATAAGATTAAGTTACTTTACTTATAATgattataatttaaatttaaatttattattTCACTATAAGATACCACTACATTTCGCAGGGAGAGGTACTCTACCAGATAGAAACcgaaaattataatattaatattatatctaGTGAGAGATGCTTATCCATTGAATCTAGTGTCCAATTTGAACTACtaatataacattaattaatattaatatattaatattaatatattcacTTACTATAAAACACCAAAATTAAATCCGTTTTGGAGGTCATAAAGATAATACTGAAATAAAAGAAATAATACACAATCTATTGAACAGAAAAAACAGTTTCAAAACATTTGAATAACCCTAACCACATGTAAAAATTCTAAATTTTGTCAAACTACCTAATAAACTTCTGAAAATAAggcataattaaaaaaaaaaaaaaaaaaaaaaaaaaaggctaagTAAATTAACAACCATAAAGATAATACACAATCTATTGAACAGACAAAACAGTTTTCCAAAATTTTGAATAACCCTAAAACCACACGTAAAATTCTAAATTCTGTCAATCTGCCTAATACACTTCTGAAAACAAGGCATAaaatgtttttcttttcttttaaaaaaaaaaaaaaaaaagcactaaGTAAATTAACAACCATACGATTATGATAACGATTATGATAATGACAAAACCGCAACTCGGTTTTTTTAGTTCCATAAATGTGGAAGCATACAACAACAAAGACAAATGTTTCTAAAATAATTAAGGACTTAAAATGACACCCAACAAATTAAATCCTTAAAatccctaaaaaaataaaaaagtagaATGAAGCAGAAGTTATTGTACAAGATTAATTCATGATGATGTTGAAATTTCCATCTCACCTTTTTTCATATTCCGTTGACTTTTCTGGTCAATATGGTGGCCCAAAAGTATTAGACGGTAACTGAACATTTGGTGTCATGTTTAGTGGCAAATTAAAAAATGGTAACCCCATTGAAGATGGATCAGTCTGATACTGATGATTtacttcaccaccaccaccaacggcAGCAGATTCTTGATCATCATCATCTAACGGCAACCGTTCGTACGCAACATTTGTAAATGAAGCTGCAATTACAATTACAGGACCGGAAGCTATCAAAGCACCAACAACATTTCCACCCACAACTTGACCTTGACCACCAGCTAAATAAATAGTCAAACTAGTAGCACCAGGTGGGGCAGGAGGTGGTAAAAATGACCCAGATAGTGAAAGTATTTCGAATCTTCCATGAAGTGTTAACACAGATCCAGCAGCTGCTGGTTGTCTGAGGCTAACGTTGTTAACGGTCCCACTACCGCTAACGATGCAAATCCCGCGTTGACGTTTTCGAGCGTAGATTGCGATTGACTCGAAAACGTCACACCCCGTGCTTATTTCGAGGATATGAGCACGGAGTGTGTTGGCGCTTTCTCGGGTGATGATAACTGGTGGTTTTGGTTTGTTTTTGGAGCCTGGTGGGCGACCGCGGGGCCTACGGCCCGAGATGTCGCCCGACCCGGAACCTGATCCGGGAGTGTGTTGGTTGGTTTCGTCTTCGGAATCGGGTGGGATTTGAAGGTGGAGATCAGGGCGGTTTTGTAGGGTTTGAAGAGAGAAAGGGGAAGGTGAAGTTAAGTCTAGATTATTGTTTGACATAATATTATAAATTTGTTGAtgattatagatatagatatagtgaTGGATATAAAATAGATGAAGAAATGAAATCTAAAGGGGGAGAAACAAGGAGAAAGGGATGAAGAATTAATAAAGTAAGATTGAAATGAAGAaaaattaagataaaaaaaatgaggtttttttttattttaatgatTTGTAGAGAGAGAATTGAAGAGGGGAGAACAAATGGAAAACTAAAGGGTAAGGAAATGAGtggagaaaaagaaagaaaaaaaggttGAAGGGTGTACTTTTGGGTTTCAACAGGGAAATGAATAGTAACATCTGACCTATTTTTTGGTTTTAGGGTTCAAACTATTTTTTTCTGTGAAAATACAAAATGTCCTTCAATTTGGAATTGTTTGACCAATCCTTTTTTTGAAGAGAATGGGCTGTTGGTTTTTAAACTATAAAATTCTGAACTCGTGTAGTAGCTGGTAGAAACATAGATTTTTAAAAAGTTGAATCCCAGTTTTATGTAAAACAATTACTCCTGCAAAGTGCAAATTAAAAAATATGTAATCGGAAGTAAAATATAATTGTAGCAAAAATGAAAACAAAAGACAATTGTAAAGTTTTTAAACCATCAAAGAAAGTGATTTTTTTCTTTATTTCTCTAAGCGGGCAaagattatttatttataatatactcTCTGTCAAGACGCTAAGGGAGAAAGAATTACACGACCTTTTGGAGCCATAATTTCCGGTTAAAAACTTGGTAACCCCTATTTTATTGCGAATTGAAAGAATATACAATCTAATTACATCAAAAAGATTACATTTTATTAAACTAAATCTTTAAAAACAATGCAATTGCTGAACCGCCATAACAGTCATAGAAGTGTGACAACGACCGAAATAATCCTTTTTTTGTATCAGGACGAAGATTGCCGAACCTCTAACCAATTAGCAAACGAATCCCGAGACATAAAAATAGACATCGCAACCGATCGAGCCATAAACAAGCCTTCCTCCATATTTCCATAGCCA
This genomic stretch from Rutidosis leptorrhynchoides isolate AG116_Rl617_1_P2 chromosome 11, CSIRO_AGI_Rlap_v1, whole genome shotgun sequence harbors:
- the LOC139876540 gene encoding AT-hook motif nuclear-localized protein 23-like: MSNNNLDLTSPSPFSLQTLQNRPDLHLQIPPDSEDETNQHTPGSGSGSGDISGRRPRGRPPGSKNKPKPPVIITRESANTLRAHILEISTGCDVFESIAIYARKRQRGICIVSGSGTVNNVSLRQPAAAGSVLTLHGRFEILSLSGSFLPPPAPPGATSLTIYLAGGQGQVVGGNVVGALIASGPVIVIAASFTNVAYERLPLDDDDQESAAVGGGGEVNHQYQTDPSSMGLPFFNLPLNMTPNVQLPSNTFGPPY